In Natronococcus sp. AD-5, the genomic window AGCCTGTGCCTCGCTATAATACATATACTTCCGCGCCGGCGGGGCGTTCAAGCGGGTAGTAATCAACTCGATCGACATTACGGATCGAGATTAACTGAAGGGGGTCGTACGCCACCTCATATATATTAATTTATATTAATTAGGAGATAAGTCTCAAGTTCATATACGAATCCGAGCAATCCCCGGTTGGGTGCTACCAACCCATGCTACAGTATATCGAAGCCAAATACGATGGCGACACCGTAAGCGGAAGCATCAGTATCGAAATCGGTTCGCTCTAAAAAGGCGGTCAGCGGGGGTATAGCTCTATGAACAATCCGTTTTCGGACGCGATGATGATCCTGATCGGAGAGATCCGTTCGGAAGGATCAGTTCGAACATATCGAGAGTAATATACGGGAAATGCGTATGGACTACGAGAACAGAGAAGCGGTGCGATCGGTAGAAGAGTGGAAGGCCGGAATCATCCTACTAACGCTTCTCGGTGCTGCATTCCTCATACTGGTCGGTTCACATATCGTATCGGATCGGTACCTGTCGGTACCGTGGCTGCTGCCGGAGGCGGAAGGAGCGCTTCTCGGTATCCCGGCCGCACTCCTGATCTATCTGTCTCTTCCGAAGGTTCTCGGTATACCGCACAGCGCAATGTTCATCGAGAGGCCCGATAGCTCGACTCTTCGATGGGTGTGCTGTGGAATCGTCCTTACGGCGAGTGTAGCGATCGGGGCCGTTGTATTTCTATCCGGAACGCTGACGATACACTACGACGGCCTTCGAATCCTCTCGACGATCCTGCTCAGTGCGATCTTGCTGGGACTGCTCGCGGCGATAACGGAGGAACTGGTCTTTCGAGGATACGCGCTGTCGCTCATACGGTATCGGTGGGGATGGCCAAAGGCGATCGTATTAACTTCGATGCTGTTCGGGTTGTTACACAATGCGAAGGTCGAAGGAACGGTCGCCTCGGAACTCTACATACTAATCGCGGCGTCCGCAGGTTTGTTGTACGCTCTCGTCACGTATTATACGAGGGACGTCTGGAACGCCGTGGTCCTTCACGCGGTTTGGAACACGGCTTTTCACGCCGACGTTCTCTCGATCAGACCGGCCACGAAACGAGCGGATGATGCAGTAGTAACCTACGAGTACACTGACGCGAGCTATCTGTTCGGCGGCGACTGGACTGCCGTTACCGCATCGCCGTTCGTTCTCCTTACGCTGGTGACCGCATCAGCCGTCGTCTACGTCGCGTACGATGAGACCGATCCCGAGACGATATGTATCGAATAATTTCCATCCCATGTTTATATACGATAAATCAGGTAGTGATCGGGAGATGTCCGCAATACGAACGATCGACCTGACGAAGCGGTACGGATCTCACACAGCGGTTTCGGAGGTAAACCTCACGGTGGACGCCGGAGAAGTGTACGGATTTCTGGGCCCGAACGGGGCCGGCAAATCGACGACGATCGGGATGCTGCTGTCGT contains:
- a CDS encoding CPBP family intramembrane glutamic endopeptidase; amino-acid sequence: MDYENREAVRSVEEWKAGIILLTLLGAAFLILVGSHIVSDRYLSVPWLLPEAEGALLGIPAALLIYLSLPKVLGIPHSAMFIERPDSSTLRWVCCGIVLTASVAIGAVVFLSGTLTIHYDGLRILSTILLSAILLGLLAAITEELVFRGYALSLIRYRWGWPKAIVLTSMLFGLLHNAKVEGTVASELYILIAASAGLLYALVTYYTRDVWNAVVLHAVWNTAFHADVLSIRPATKRADDAVVTYEYTDASYLFGGDWTAVTASPFVLLTLVTASAVVYVAYDETDPETICIE